One stretch of Brassica napus cultivar Da-Ae unplaced genomic scaffold, Da-Ae ScsIHWf_1736;HRSCAF=2366, whole genome shotgun sequence DNA includes these proteins:
- the LOC125598551 gene encoding chaperone protein dnaJ 3-like, whose product MFRRGPSSKSDNTKFYEILGVPKTASPEDLKKAYKKAAIKNHPDKGGDPEKFKEIAQAYEVLSDPEKREIYDQYGEDALKEGMGGGGGGHDPFDIFSSFFGGGGSPFGGGSSRGRRQRRGEDVVHPLKVSLEDLYLGTTKKLSLSRNTLCSKCNGKGSKSGASSTCSGCQGSGMKVSIRQLGPGMIQQMQHPCHDCKGTGETINDRDRCPQCKGDKVVSEKKVLEVAVEKGMQHSQKITFSGQADEAPDTVTGDIVFVIQQKEHPKFKRKGDDLFVEHTLSLTEALCGFQFVLTHLDKRQLLIKSSPGEVVKPDSYRAITDEGMPVHQRPFMKGKLYIHFTVDFPDSLSPDQTKAIEAVLPKPKADLSDMETDECEETTLHEVNIEDEMRRKAQAQREAYDDDDDDEEGPGGPQRVQCAQQ is encoded by the exons GCGTCCCCAAGACCGCATCACCCGAAGATCTCAAAAAGGCTTACAAGAAAGCCGCCATAAAAAACCATCCCGACAAAGGTGGAGATCCCGAAAAG TTCAAAGAGATAGCTCAGGCTTATGAAGTCTTAAGTGATCCGGAGAAGCGTGAGATCTACGATCAGTATGGAGAGGATGCACTCAAGGAGGGAATGGGCGGTGGAGGCGGTGGGCATGATCCGTTTGATATCTTCTCGTCCTtctttggtggtggtggtagcCCATTTGGAG GTGGCAGCAGCCGTGGAAGGAGGCAGAGGCGTGGTGAAGATGTGGTTCACCCTCTGAAGGTTTCACTAGAAGACCTTTATCTcggaacaacgaagaagctcTCACTTTCTAGGAATACTTTGTGCTCCAAGTGTAACgg AAAGGGTTCAAAGTCTGGAGCTTCATCAACATGTAGTGGATGTCAAGGATCTGGAATGAAGGTTTCGATCAGACAGCTTGGACCTGGAATGATTCAGCAGATGCAGCATCCTTGTCATGATTGCAAAGGTACAGGAGAGACCATCAATGACCGTGACAGGTGTCCACAGTGCAAAGGGGATAAGGTTGTATCTGAGAAGAAGGTGCTTGAAGTAGCTGTGGAAAAGGGAATGCAGCATAGCCAGAAGATCACATTCAGTGGACAAGCAGATGAAGCG CCTGATACAGTCACTGGTGATATCGTGTTCGTCATTCAGCAGAAGGAGCACCCAAAGTTCAAGAGAAAGGGAGATGATCTCTTTGTGGAGCATACCCTCTCTCTTACAGAAGCCCTCTGTGGGTTCCAGTTTGTCTTGACCCATTTGGACAAAAGGCAGCTTCTCATCAAATCCAGTCCCGGGGAGGTTGTGAAGCCAG ATTCATACAGGGCGATAACCGATGAGGGAATGCCTGTGCACCAGAGACCGTTCATGAAGGGCAAGCTTTACATCCACTTCACGGTCGACTTCCCTGACTCGCTGAGCCCTGACCAGACAAAGGCCATTGAAGCGGTTTTGCCGAAGCCAAAGGCGGATCTGAGCGACATGGAAACAGACGAGTGCGAGGAGACGACCCTGCACGAAGTGAACATTGAGGATGAGATGAGAAGGAAGGCTCAAGCTCAAAGAGAGGCTtatgatgatgacgatgatgatgaagaaggccCAGGCGGTCCTCAGCGTGTGCAATGTGCCCAGCAGTGA